Proteins from a genomic interval of Parvivirga hydrogeniphila:
- a CDS encoding SpoIIE family protein phosphatase: MLRRFPFEETDTSERIDIGPRSRACDRQRAAVAEMLEGASFPAAIWSGAEMRFVWMNRAFKDVLDDVRPQWDLLGMPVRGFLSDTRSAVRFIDAAYTGQALTVPEYEHSPSWGETTYWQLEYLPIPGRLDGPYDVLFTAIDVTQTVLARKRAEAELDEIRRAMGLIDATILSTLDAEEAMQRVLVEATEVFGADWSWIAERRPAGWVFRNVHGWPEEMIGLRFSDDGPSLPRLAAERMRVVAVGSVEDADPVERLLMERHDIGAMLLVPVLHRGEAAAVLGFCWDAEAAFSAAVLDASEKLSVSLSLAVENARAYEAERSMRRTLQSAFFTAPEAVPGLEVGHLFHSASGGATLGRDFYDIVQLSEGRAGVAIGSVVERRDDSPAFAALLKSAMRSEAYRLPAPASVLAHASDIVARHAEPGLGATAFFCSIDLATGTMAYANAGHPGPVLVRDGEEPLMLADDGPGLGASAAGRFVSRSAELRVGDLLVLYTNGAIAGRRRDAEPFGARRLVSACAACADAPAREVPQEIFLDLFSYADGRLTEDVAILALRRTGETDSGQQRLELAAL, from the coding sequence GAGACCGACACGAGCGAGCGCATCGACATAGGGCCGCGATCGCGTGCGTGCGACCGCCAGCGCGCCGCTGTCGCTGAGATGCTCGAAGGAGCGTCGTTCCCGGCAGCCATCTGGTCAGGGGCGGAGATGCGCTTCGTGTGGATGAACCGCGCATTCAAAGACGTGCTCGATGACGTGAGGCCGCAGTGGGACCTTCTCGGCATGCCGGTCCGCGGCTTCCTTTCCGACACACGGTCTGCCGTGCGTTTCATCGACGCCGCATACACCGGTCAAGCTCTCACCGTCCCCGAATACGAGCACTCCCCGTCTTGGGGCGAGACCACATACTGGCAGCTCGAGTACCTGCCCATCCCTGGTCGGCTGGACGGACCGTACGACGTGCTGTTCACGGCCATCGACGTGACCCAGACCGTTCTTGCGCGCAAGCGGGCCGAGGCCGAGCTGGACGAGATCCGCAGGGCGATGGGCCTCATCGACGCGACGATCCTCTCCACGCTGGACGCCGAGGAGGCGATGCAGCGCGTGCTCGTCGAGGCCACGGAGGTGTTCGGCGCGGACTGGAGCTGGATCGCCGAGCGCCGGCCTGCGGGGTGGGTGTTCCGCAACGTGCACGGTTGGCCCGAGGAGATGATCGGCCTTCGCTTCTCGGACGACGGTCCGTCGCTGCCCCGGCTTGCGGCCGAGCGCATGCGCGTCGTCGCCGTCGGCTCGGTGGAGGACGCCGATCCCGTCGAACGGCTGCTCATGGAGCGGCACGACATCGGAGCCATGCTGCTGGTGCCAGTGCTGCACAGGGGAGAGGCCGCCGCAGTGCTCGGCTTCTGCTGGGACGCCGAGGCCGCATTCAGCGCAGCGGTGCTCGACGCCTCCGAGAAGCTGTCGGTGTCGCTCTCGCTCGCTGTCGAGAACGCTCGGGCGTACGAGGCCGAGCGTTCGATGCGGCGCACGCTGCAATCGGCGTTCTTCACCGCGCCTGAAGCCGTGCCCGGTCTGGAGGTAGGCCACCTGTTCCACTCCGCTTCGGGCGGGGCGACGCTCGGCCGCGACTTCTACGATATCGTGCAGCTGAGCGAGGGTCGGGCCGGTGTCGCGATCGGAAGCGTCGTCGAGCGGCGCGACGACTCGCCGGCGTTCGCGGCGCTGCTGAAGAGCGCGATGCGCTCGGAGGCGTATCGTCTGCCGGCGCCTGCGAGCGTGCTTGCTCACGCCAGCGACATCGTGGCGAGGCACGCGGAACCGGGTCTTGGCGCAACCGCGTTCTTCTGCTCGATCGACCTGGCCACCGGCACGATGGCGTACGCCAACGCGGGGCACCCGGGGCCTGTGCTCGTTCGTGATGGCGAAGAACCACTCATGCTCGCAGACGATGGACCGGGTCTCGGCGCAAGCGCAGCGGGAAGGTTCGTCTCCCGCAGCGCGGAGCTCAGGGTCGGCGACCTGCTCGTGCTGTATACGAACGGCGCGATCGCTGGGAGACGGCGGGATGCAGAGCCGTTCGGAGCGCGGCGGCTCGTGAGCGCATGCGCGGCGTGCGCAGACGCTCCCGCCCGCGAGGTTCCTCAGGAGATCTTCCTGGATCTGTTCTCGTACGCCGACGGGCGGCTGACCGAGGACGTCGCCATCCTCGCGCTGCGCCGCACCGGCGAGACCGATTCTGGCCAGCAACGCCTCGAGCTGGCTGCGCTCTGA